TAGGACCTATACAAATCTCACAAATCTGATAAAATGTATTGAAATCTATACAAATCTAAAAGAAGTGTTTGACTTGCCTCTCAACGAGGTCTGACACGGACTCCACAGGCGTTTTACGCCTCCTCGCAACTCGTGGCGACGGTATTAAGGTTAGAAAAATCTAAACTACGTCACTACGTTTATTGTGGTGGGGCGGGGTAGAATGTACCCCTAAGGTTTTCCCACCGACGTAGTCCACTCATTATACTATATCTTTCACCAGAAGCCAAATAAAATATCTATAGATTTATGTAAATGTGACTATATATGTAAATGTGACTATATTTGTATAGATTTTTGGCTACTGCAACTTACCCCTTTAACTGACTACCGAAGACTAAAAACTGAAAACTATAATTGTAGGAGCGTGCTTCCCCATGTCAAACCTGCGCCAAAAGTCACAAACAGAAGTAGATCGCCTGGCTTCGCGCGGCCTTCACGAATTGCCTCATCTAATGCGATGATTATTGTTGCTGCGGAGGTATTGCCGTATTTATCAACGTTGATATAGACTTTCTCTCGCGGCATGCCGAGTCTGTCGCCAACTGCCTCAATGATGCGTAGATTCGCTTGATGTGGGATTAACAAATCAACATCCTCAATGCTAACGTTTGCCTGACGGAGCACACGTTGCGCAGCCTCCGGCATAAGGCGAACACCCAATTTGAAGACTTCTCGTCCGTTCATCTGAAGTTTGTCTAACTTCTGGTCGATGGCTTCTTGAGTGACCGGCATCCTGGAACCACCCGCAGGAATACCGAGGAGGTCAATATCGGCGTAATCTCCATCCGATCCGATATAAGATGCGAGGATACCTTTCGGTTCATCTGTAGCTTGAACAACAGCGGCACCTGCTCCATCTCCAAAGAGAACGCATGTACCTCTATCGTTCCAATCAACAATTTTGTTAAAAATTTCGCCACCGATGACAAGAATCGTGTTGTATCGTCCGGATCTAATCATGCCATCAGCCAAATCCAGCCCGTAAAGGAAGCCAGCGCACGCAGCAGATACATCCATTGCGGCAGCGTTTTTTGCACCGATACCCTTCTGAACATAGCACGCTGTTGAGGGAAAAAACCGATCAGGTGTCACAGTCGCGACGAGAATCATCTCAATATCAAGAGGATCAATATGCGCGTTTTTGATAGCCCATCGTGCCGCATGTACACAAAGATCAGAGGTTGCTACATCGTCTTCAGCGATGCGTCTCTCAGCGATCCCTGTCCGTTGGAGAATCCATTCATCGCTGGTATTAACCATTTTCTCAAGGTCAAAATTAGTAACAACCCGGTCAGGGAGGTAGGATCCTGTCCCTGTGATAGTTGCATGTCGAAGTTGCGTCATTTTTTTATTATTCCTTGCGGTTCGGTCAGGTGGATTCGGTGGTTAACGTTAATCGACGTATATCTGAAGAAAAACCCCACGGAATGCCACATGTACAAATGTAATACGAGGAATGGATTTCGTCTATCCCCAGACTAAATCTCGTGTTGATTCGCAAAAATCCCTCTGCTTCGCTTACGGGCTACAATTACCGATAAAACCGCACCCTCTAACAGATGATACTACAAGTTTCCGTCACAACATCACCAAGAACCTGCGCGTAATGGAATGGAGCGCAGCCGAGGAGCCGATAAATTAAAAACCTTTATCTATGCTTCATCCGCAGATTTTAATACGGGGCGTCCATTGTAATGCCCACATTCCGAACAGACTCGGTGAGAGATAATCGTCTCCCCGCAGTATGAACAGACACTCGTGGATTTATCGTGGAGCGCGTTATGGCTCCGCCGCATTCTTTTTTTCGATTTTGACGTTCTCCGTTTTGGATGCGCCATGGTTTATCTCCTTTGTTTCACAAAATCACGATTCGAGAATCACGCTTATAATTCAAGTATTTATTTTGATTTCAACCGTTTTTCAGTATTTTTGAGAGAACCGACTTCAGAAAACGCGCTTGCAAGTTGCGCACTCAGGGAATTAGAAGCGGGGACTGATGTCTCATCCGTTATTTCACAAGAACACTCCATCGTGTTGAGATCCGTTCCACATTCTGGGCATAAACCTTTGCACGCTTCGGAACAAAGCGACCATGTCGGCACTTCAAGAATAAGTGCCCGCCGGACATCTTCTGAAATATCTAAAGTTTCCCCGTCATAGTATCGTTCATCATCTTCATCCGATTCTGACGATACATTACCAATCGTAAACAACAAGTCAAGTGTTGTTGTTATGTCCATCTCAAAGGGGTTGATACAGCGTCGACACTCCACCAAAATAGTCGTATCAACCTCGGTCGTCACATAGATATTGTCGCCACCTTGACGAAAGAGCTTGACGCTGCATGACAACGGCTTAATAAATTTTGTTTCCTCGTAAGTCAAACCGAGGGACTCGGACAGGACAAGTGCCTCGTATTCTTTGAAGTTCTCGTGTCGAAGGTCTCTCACATTGAACGCTAAAGTATCTTTTACGCCGTCCTTCATATTCAATTTTACCTCAAGAACCTGTTAGACCCTGTCTTCAAATTTACTTTGTGCGATGATCAAACAGCAAAGGTGAGTGAGACGCGTTTGCGGTTCTATATTTTAAATCTCAATAAACTTAAAAATCGACTTCTTCCTCGATTCTAATAAGCTGTGCTTCGTCCTTTACGTCTTCAAGTGTGTAAATCTGCGCGAGCGCGGCTTTCATATTCTTCTCTTGTGCCTTGTGTGTCAACATAACCAGTGACACAGTCTCCATACCGTGCGGATCCTTTTGGATGACAGAGGCGATGCTAATCTGCCAGTTCCCTAAAATCGTCCCGATTTTTGCGAGAACACCGGGTCGGTCAGCAACCACAAAACGAATGTAATACCGCGTCTCAATATCGTCAATAGGACATACACCAACTTCCGCCTGTGACCCTGCAAGCCATGCGCGTGAAATCGGAGTGCTTACGCCTTGCTGCACAGATTTCGCGGCATCAATGATGTCAGCGACAACAGCACTCGCCGTTGGCATCTCGCCAGCACCCTGTCCATAAAAGAGGGTCGGACCGACCGCATCACCGATAACACAAACTGCGTTGAATGCACCACCAACGTTCGCCAACAAACTCCGCTCTGGCACGAGTGTCGGATGCACACGTGCTTCCACACGATTTCCGTCGGCGAGTTTCGCGATTGCGAGGAGCTTAATAACGTAGCCGAGTTCGCGAGCATATTGAATCTCTTTCTGAGTGATGCTTGTAATACCTTCAACATGGAATTGCGATAGTGAAATATTACTCCGATAGGCGAGAGCAATCAGGAGAATGAGTTTTTGTGCGGCGTCAATTCCTTCAACGTCAAGGGTTGGATCGGCTTCAGCGTATCCCATGTCCTGCGCGACTTTGAGCACATCCGAAAAATCGACAGCACGCTCATGCATTTCGGTCAAAATGTAGTTACACGTCCCGTTCACAATACCGTAAAGGGAGTGGATCTGGTTGCCAGCGAAACTCTCTTGTAGGGTTTTGATGATCGGAATGCCGCCTGCCGTGCTTGCCTCAAAATTGAGACTGACTTGGTATTCTGAAGCCAGTTGGAACAACTCACCCCCATGCTCTGCAAGAAGGGCTTTGTTTGCTGTGACGAC
Above is a window of Candidatus Poribacteria bacterium DNA encoding:
- a CDS encoding ketoacyl-ACP synthase III, with translation MTQLRHATITGTGSYLPDRVVTNFDLEKMVNTSDEWILQRTGIAERRIAEDDVATSDLCVHAARWAIKNAHIDPLDIEMILVATVTPDRFFPSTACYVQKGIGAKNAAAMDVSAACAGFLYGLDLADGMIRSGRYNTILVIGGEIFNKIVDWNDRGTCVLFGDGAGAAVVQATDEPKGILASYIGSDGDYADIDLLGIPAGGSRMPVTQEAIDQKLDKLQMNGREVFKLGVRLMPEAAQRVLRQANVSIEDVDLLIPHQANLRIIEAVGDRLGMPREKVYINVDKYGNTSAATIIIALDEAIREGRAKPGDLLLFVTFGAGLTWGSTLLQL
- the rpmF gene encoding 50S ribosomal protein L32, producing the protein MAHPKRRTSKSKKRMRRSHNALHDKSTSVCSYCGETIISHRVCSECGHYNGRPVLKSADEA
- a CDS encoding homoserine dehydrogenase gives rise to the protein MDKSCINVGILGWGTVGTGVSKILMNQNSLIAKNSGAELCLKKIVKRTLPATRQGVELPVDCLTTDPAEVVDNPDIDIVVELIGGVTTAHSLIRRAIQNGKHVVTANKALLAEHGGELFQLASEYQVSLNFEASTAGGIPIIKTLQESFAGNQIHSLYGIVNGTCNYILTEMHERAVDFSDVLKVAQDMGYAEADPTLDVEGIDAAQKLILLIALAYRSNISLSQFHVEGITSITQKEIQYARELGYVIKLLAIAKLADGNRVEARVHPTLVPERSLLANVGGAFNAVCVIGDAVGPTLFYGQGAGEMPTASAVVADIIDAAKSVQQGVSTPISRAWLAGSQAEVGVCPIDDIETRYYIRFVVADRPGVLAKIGTILGNWQISIASVIQKDPHGMETVSLVMLTHKAQEKNMKAALAQIYTLEDVKDEAQLIRIEEEVDF
- a CDS encoding DUF177 domain-containing protein; amino-acid sequence: MKDGVKDTLAFNVRDLRHENFKEYEALVLSESLGLTYEETKFIKPLSCSVKLFRQGGDNIYVTTEVDTTILVECRRCINPFEMDITTTLDLLFTIGNVSSESDEDDERYYDGETLDISEDVRRALILEVPTWSLCSEACKGLCPECGTDLNTMECSCEITDETSVPASNSLSAQLASAFSEVGSLKNTEKRLKSK